A single region of the Streptomyces sp. NBC_00425 genome encodes:
- a CDS encoding glycoside hydrolase family 2 protein encodes MLEASPLDDGWQLRHGGGRLPAVVPGCVHTDLLAAGVIPDPFLGRAETEVAWVGRREWTYETQLPAVRSGHEQTDLVFDGLDTVAEITVDGHLLGRVRNMHRAYRFDVTGLSGPLTVRFVSAYAEAEAVRGKVGDRPGAYPEPYQYLRKMACSFGWDWGPTLVTAGIWRPVRLERWSTARLARVRPLVTVEGDVGVVELRVDVERTRVEAGLVLEARVGGRRARAEVTGTHGVVRVEVADPDLWWPRGYGEQTLYDVELTLHHGSAPLDVWRRRVGFRSVGLDTSADAHGSGFTLVVNGERLFARGVNWIPDDVFPSRVTRERYRKRLRQAAHAGVDLVRVWGGGIYESEDFYDACDELGLLVWQDFPFACAAYPEEQPLRGEVEAEARENVVRLMPHPSLVLWNGNNENLWGFRDWGWEERLTGDSWGEGYYLGMLPRVVGELDPTRPYTAGSPWSGSWERHPNDPAHGTHHSWEVWNRQDYAEYRSEVPRFVAEFGWQAPPAHATLRRALPDEELAADSPGMLHHQKAEDGNGKLERGLARHFPLPQGDFDRWHYLTQVNQARAVATGVEHWRSHWPVCAGTIVWQLNDCWPVTSWAAIDGDGREKPLYHELRRLYADRLLTLQVRDGRLVSAAVNQSAEPWTGPLTLRRLTVEGDVVGTATLELAVGARSVGVVPVPAELEPAGAKEFLVADAGGLPAPDASGGAGRAAGGGRLRAVHFPVADRDFALPRPEFTVDVTGGAVTVTARTLVRDLLLQADRLDPGARADRGLVTLLPGERVTIGVEGWETPDAAAARAALYCQEPAR; translated from the coding sequence ATGCTGGAGGCCTCACCACTCGACGACGGATGGCAGTTGCGGCACGGGGGCGGGAGACTGCCGGCTGTGGTGCCGGGCTGTGTGCACACCGATCTGCTCGCCGCCGGGGTGATCCCGGACCCGTTCCTGGGGCGGGCCGAGACCGAGGTCGCGTGGGTGGGCCGGCGGGAGTGGACGTACGAGACGCAGCTGCCGGCCGTACGGTCCGGGCACGAGCAGACCGACCTGGTCTTCGACGGGCTCGACACGGTCGCCGAGATCACCGTGGACGGTCATCTCCTCGGCCGGGTGCGGAACATGCACCGCGCGTACCGCTTCGACGTGACGGGACTCAGCGGTCCGCTGACCGTCCGGTTCGTCTCCGCCTACGCCGAGGCGGAGGCCGTGCGCGGGAAGGTCGGCGACCGGCCCGGCGCCTATCCGGAGCCGTACCAGTACCTGCGCAAGATGGCCTGCTCGTTCGGCTGGGACTGGGGGCCCACGCTGGTGACGGCCGGGATCTGGCGGCCGGTGCGGCTGGAGCGCTGGTCGACGGCGCGGCTCGCCCGGGTGCGGCCGCTGGTGACGGTCGAAGGGGACGTCGGCGTCGTCGAGTTGCGGGTGGACGTGGAGCGGACCCGGGTGGAGGCGGGGCTCGTACTGGAGGCCCGGGTGGGGGGACGACGGGCGCGTGCCGAGGTGACGGGCACGCACGGCGTCGTGCGGGTGGAGGTTGCGGACCCGGACCTGTGGTGGCCCCGCGGATACGGTGAACAGACTCTGTACGACGTCGAGCTGACGCTGCATCACGGGAGTGCGCCGCTCGACGTCTGGCGGCGGCGGGTCGGCTTTCGCAGCGTCGGGCTGGACACCTCCGCCGATGCGCACGGGAGCGGCTTCACCCTCGTGGTCAACGGGGAGCGGCTCTTCGCGCGGGGCGTGAACTGGATCCCGGACGACGTGTTTCCCTCCCGGGTGACACGGGAGCGATACCGGAAGCGGTTGCGGCAGGCGGCCCACGCAGGGGTCGACCTGGTCCGGGTGTGGGGCGGCGGCATCTACGAGAGCGAGGACTTCTACGACGCCTGCGACGAGCTGGGGCTGCTGGTCTGGCAGGACTTCCCGTTCGCGTGCGCGGCCTACCCCGAGGAGCAGCCGTTGCGGGGCGAGGTGGAGGCGGAGGCCCGCGAGAACGTCGTACGGCTGATGCCGCATCCCTCGCTCGTGCTGTGGAACGGCAACAACGAGAATCTGTGGGGTTTCCGGGACTGGGGCTGGGAGGAGCGTCTCACCGGGGACTCCTGGGGTGAGGGCTACTACCTGGGGATGCTCCCGAGAGTCGTCGGCGAGCTGGATCCGACGCGGCCGTACACGGCGGGGAGCCCGTGGTCGGGTTCGTGGGAGCGCCATCCGAACGATCCGGCACACGGCACGCACCACTCGTGGGAGGTGTGGAACCGGCAGGACTACGCCGAGTACCGAAGTGAAGTGCCGCGCTTCGTGGCCGAGTTCGGCTGGCAGGCCCCGCCGGCCCACGCCACGCTGCGGCGGGCGCTGCCGGACGAGGAGCTCGCGGCGGACTCGCCCGGCATGCTGCACCACCAGAAGGCGGAGGACGGCAACGGCAAGCTGGAGCGCGGCCTCGCCCGCCATTTCCCCCTTCCGCAGGGCGACTTCGACCGGTGGCACTACCTCACACAGGTCAACCAGGCGAGGGCGGTGGCGACCGGGGTCGAGCACTGGCGGTCGCACTGGCCGGTGTGCGCGGGCACGATCGTCTGGCAGCTCAACGACTGCTGGCCGGTGACGTCCTGGGCGGCGATCGACGGGGACGGGCGGGAGAAGCCGCTCTACCACGAGCTGCGGCGGCTGTACGCGGACCGGTTGCTCACGTTGCAGGTGCGGGACGGGCGGCTCGTGTCGGCCGCCGTCAACCAGTCGGCCGAGCCGTGGACGGGCCCGCTGACGCTGCGGCGGCTGACCGTGGAGGGCGACGTCGTCGGTACCGCGACGCTGGAACTGGCCGTCGGCGCACGGTCGGTGGGGGTGGTGCCGGTGCCGGCGGAGCTGGAGCCGGCCGGGGCGAAGGAGTTCCTGGTGGCCGACGCGGGGGGCCTGCCCGCACCGGACGCGTCCGGGGGCGCAGGGCGGGCCGCGGGCGGGGGCCGGCTGCGGGCTGTGCACTTCCCGGTGGCCGACCGTGACTTCGCCCTTCCGCGGCCCGAGTTCACGGTGGACGTGACCGGGGGGGCCGTCACCGTCACGGCGCGCACCCTCGTGCGGGACCTCTTGCTCCAGGCCGACCGGCTGGACCCGGGAGCACGGGCCGACCGGGGGCTGGTGACGTTGCTGCCCGGGGAGCGCGTGACGATCGGGGTGGAGGGCTGGGAGACTCCGGACGCCGCCGCCGCCCGGGCCGCGCTGTACTGCCAGGAGCCCGCTCGATGA
- a CDS encoding LacI family DNA-binding transcriptional regulator — MTASPAPRITIKDVAARAGVSKGAVSLAFNRKPGLSEATRDRIFTAARELGWEPNLTARSLSSSRVDVVGLAICRPARMLGLEPFYMDFVSGVESVLTEHSCSLLLRLVRSVEEEAGLQESWWRGRQIGGSILVDFRADDPRVAAVERLGMPVVAVGHPSLTGGLTSVWTDDATAVTEAVRYLAALGHRRIARVGGAASLGHTMMRTAAFDAAARRLGLAGAWQVATDYSGEAGARATRSMLTAAPSDRPTAIVYDNDIMAVAGLAVAAEMGLAVPGDVSLLAWDDSQLCRLTHPTLSAMSHDVHGFGAEAARTLFGVLTGSGPGSHPVPTPVLTPRGSTAPPRA, encoded by the coding sequence ATGACGGCGTCCCCCGCCCCCCGCATCACCATCAAGGACGTCGCCGCGCGCGCGGGGGTGTCCAAGGGCGCGGTGTCCCTCGCCTTCAACCGCAAGCCGGGGCTGTCGGAGGCGACCCGGGACCGGATCTTCACCGCGGCGCGGGAGCTGGGCTGGGAGCCGAACCTGACGGCCCGGTCGCTGTCGAGTTCGCGGGTGGACGTGGTGGGGCTCGCGATCTGCCGGCCGGCCAGGATGCTGGGCCTGGAGCCGTTCTACATGGACTTCGTCTCCGGTGTGGAGAGCGTGCTGACCGAGCATTCCTGCTCGCTGCTGCTGCGACTGGTGCGCAGCGTCGAGGAGGAGGCGGGGCTCCAGGAGTCGTGGTGGCGGGGCCGGCAGATCGGCGGGTCGATCCTGGTGGACTTCCGGGCGGACGATCCCCGGGTGGCGGCGGTCGAGCGGCTCGGGATGCCGGTGGTCGCCGTCGGGCATCCGTCGCTGACGGGGGGTCTGACCTCGGTGTGGACCGACGACGCGACGGCCGTGACGGAGGCGGTGCGCTATCTCGCGGCGCTCGGGCACCGGCGGATCGCCCGGGTGGGGGGTGCGGCCTCGCTCGGGCACACGATGATGCGGACGGCCGCGTTCGACGCGGCGGCGCGCCGTCTCGGGCTGGCCGGAGCCTGGCAGGTCGCGACGGACTACTCCGGGGAGGCAGGGGCGCGGGCCACCCGGTCGATGCTGACCGCCGCCCCGTCGGACCGCCCTACCGCAATCGTTTACGACAACGACATCATGGCGGTGGCGGGGCTGGCGGTGGCGGCCGAGATGGGGCTCGCCGTGCCGGGTGACGTCTCCCTGCTCGCCTGGGACGACTCGCAGCTGTGCCGGCTCACCCATCCGACGCTCTCCGCGATGAGCCACGACGTGCACGGATTCGGCGCGGAGGCCGCGCGGACGCTGTTCGGGGTGCTCACGGGGTCGGGTCCGGGGTCGCATCCGGTGCCGACGCCGGTGCTCACACCGAGGGGGTCGACGGCCCCGCCGCGGGCATGA